One Rhodococcus sp. P1Y DNA window includes the following coding sequences:
- a CDS encoding gamma-glutamylcyclotransferase, whose amino-acid sequence MPIYAAYGSNMHPEQMLQRCPHSPLSGTGWLHGWRLTFGGGDIGWEGALATVAPDQDEKVFVVLYDVSEEDEESLDRWEGSELGIHRKVRLRIETADGPVLAWLYVLDAYEGGLPSARYLGVMAEAAEIAGAPAEYVRDLRTRNSRNVGPGTTS is encoded by the coding sequence GTGCCAATCTATGCCGCCTACGGATCGAACATGCATCCGGAGCAGATGTTGCAGCGTTGTCCGCACTCCCCCCTGTCCGGAACAGGATGGTTGCACGGGTGGCGGTTGACGTTCGGCGGCGGCGACATCGGCTGGGAGGGCGCACTCGCAACGGTCGCTCCTGACCAGGACGAGAAGGTTTTCGTCGTCCTGTACGACGTGTCCGAGGAAGACGAGGAGAGCCTCGACCGCTGGGAGGGGTCCGAACTCGGCATCCACCGCAAGGTCAGGCTCCGCATCGAGACCGCCGACGGACCGGTTCTGGCCTGGCTGTACGTGCTCGACGCCTACGAGGGCGGCCTACCTTCGGCGCGCTACCTCGGCGTCATGGCCGAGGCCGCAGAAATTGCGGGCGCTCCTGCGGAGTACGTCCGCGATCTGCGCACCCGCAACAGCCGCAACGTGGGGCCTGGCACCACCAGCTGA
- a CDS encoding NAD(P)H-quinone dehydrogenase, whose product MTRIVIIGGGPAGYEAALVAAQHGGTVTLVDSEGIGGACVLWDCVPSKTFIASTGIRTEMRRANDLGISLDPSKAAIALPQIHERVKSLAQAQSADIAARVRSVGVELISGRAEMIDSQVGMAAHQIRATLADGSTRILDADVVLISTGASPRVLTGAEPDGERILNWRQLYDLEALPEHLVVVGSGVTGAEFVSAYTEMGVKVTAVSSRDRVLPHEDEDAALVLEDAFNERGVTLVKHARADSVERTETGVIVKLADGRTVEGSHALMTVGSVPNTSGLGLEKVGIELDRGGYLRVDRVSRTSVAGIYAAGDCTGLLPLASVAAMQGRIAMYHALGQAVTPIKLKTVASAVFTRPEIASVGVAQSAIDNGEVPARTVMLPLSTNPRAKMSGLKRGFVKIFCRPATGVVIGGVVVAPTASELILPIAMAVQNNLSVNDLAATFSVYPSLTGSITEAARQLMRHDDLD is encoded by the coding sequence ATGACGCGGATCGTGATCATCGGTGGCGGACCTGCTGGGTACGAGGCAGCACTGGTGGCGGCGCAGCACGGGGGAACGGTGACACTCGTCGACTCCGAGGGAATCGGTGGCGCCTGCGTCCTGTGGGACTGTGTTCCGTCCAAGACGTTCATTGCGTCGACGGGCATCAGGACGGAAATGCGTCGCGCGAACGACCTGGGGATCTCCCTCGACCCGTCGAAGGCAGCAATCGCACTGCCTCAGATCCACGAGCGAGTGAAGTCGCTGGCGCAGGCTCAGTCCGCCGACATCGCGGCACGAGTGCGTTCGGTGGGGGTCGAACTCATCTCGGGTCGCGCCGAAATGATCGATTCGCAGGTGGGTATGGCCGCGCATCAAATCCGCGCGACACTCGCCGACGGATCGACGCGAATTCTCGACGCCGATGTCGTGCTCATCTCGACAGGCGCGAGTCCACGCGTCCTCACCGGTGCCGAGCCCGACGGCGAGCGCATCCTCAACTGGCGCCAGCTCTACGACCTGGAGGCATTGCCCGAGCATCTGGTTGTCGTCGGATCCGGTGTCACCGGCGCCGAGTTCGTGTCCGCCTACACCGAGATGGGCGTGAAGGTCACCGCGGTCTCGAGTCGTGATCGCGTTCTGCCTCACGAGGACGAGGACGCCGCACTCGTGCTGGAAGATGCGTTCAACGAGCGCGGCGTGACGCTCGTCAAGCACGCGCGCGCGGACTCGGTGGAGCGGACCGAAACCGGGGTGATCGTCAAACTCGCCGACGGACGAACCGTCGAGGGAAGCCACGCGTTGATGACGGTCGGTTCCGTGCCGAACACGTCGGGCCTGGGCCTGGAAAAGGTCGGCATCGAACTCGATCGCGGCGGCTACCTTCGGGTGGACCGCGTCTCGCGTACATCGGTTGCAGGGATCTACGCGGCTGGTGACTGCACCGGCCTGCTCCCGCTTGCGTCGGTAGCCGCGATGCAGGGGCGTATAGCGATGTATCACGCACTCGGACAAGCGGTTACGCCGATCAAACTCAAGACCGTCGCATCGGCAGTGTTCACGCGGCCGGAGATCGCCTCGGTGGGCGTCGCCCAGTCGGCGATCGACAACGGCGAGGTGCCTGCTCGAACTGTGATGCTTCCGCTCAGCACCAACCCGCGCGCCAAGATGTCGGGGCTCAAGCGCGGTTTCGTCAAGATCTTCTGCCGTCCGGCGACCGGCGTCGTCATCGGCGGCGTGGTCGTTGCGCCGACGGCATCGGAACTTATCCTGCCGATCGCAATGGCGGTGCAGAACAACCTCTCGGTGAACGATCTTGCAGCGACGTTCTCGGTGTACCCGTCGCTGACGGGGTCCATCACCGAAGCTGCGCGCCAGCTCATGCGCCACGACGACCTCGACTGA
- a CDS encoding aminotransferase-like domain-containing protein encodes MTTSLPTLARRLDSVQSSAIRDLLALTARADVISLAGGLPATELIPTTRIRAAAVDVLESSSAVQYCETSGWRELRDVVAEREANIIGRPVDAAEVVITHGSQQALTLVAQALLDPGSIVVVDEPAYTGALQVFSIAGADIRAIPIGEDGMDTDELARRLAAGLRPALVHTVSNFHNPRGVTMSTPKRRHLAELADEYGFWILEDDPYGEIWFDTPPPAPIASYSDRVVRLSSASKILAPAFRVGWMVAPKQVCDAVELLKQGADLCGSSLTQQMAAHLLTDTAWLERHLTSLRTEYHSRAMELVRALQFEMGGALSVSPAHGGMFVWANFHDGTDTTALLASAIDHGVAFVPGKAFADDVAYRGAFRLCFTSSPAPVLHEAVRRLKAAHALS; translated from the coding sequence ATGACTACTTCACTTCCTACTCTGGCTCGCCGACTCGACTCGGTGCAGAGTTCCGCAATTCGGGACCTTCTCGCCCTCACGGCGCGCGCTGATGTCATCAGCCTGGCGGGAGGTCTGCCTGCAACGGAACTGATTCCGACCACGCGGATCAGAGCCGCTGCGGTCGATGTCCTCGAAAGTTCATCGGCTGTGCAGTATTGCGAGACCTCGGGTTGGCGCGAACTGCGTGACGTCGTCGCCGAACGCGAAGCCAACATCATCGGCCGCCCGGTCGACGCAGCCGAAGTGGTGATCACCCACGGATCTCAGCAGGCGCTGACTCTCGTGGCGCAGGCATTGCTCGATCCGGGTTCGATCGTCGTGGTCGACGAGCCCGCGTATACCGGTGCACTGCAGGTGTTCTCGATCGCAGGTGCCGATATTCGAGCAATCCCCATCGGTGAAGACGGGATGGACACCGACGAACTTGCGCGACGGCTCGCCGCCGGACTGCGGCCCGCGCTGGTGCACACGGTGAGCAATTTCCACAATCCCCGGGGTGTGACGATGTCTACGCCGAAACGTCGTCACCTGGCCGAACTCGCGGATGAATACGGATTCTGGATACTCGAGGACGATCCCTACGGCGAAATCTGGTTCGACACCCCGCCCCCGGCACCGATCGCGTCGTACTCCGACCGTGTTGTGCGGTTGTCGAGCGCGTCGAAGATTCTGGCTCCGGCATTTCGTGTGGGGTGGATGGTTGCGCCGAAGCAGGTGTGTGACGCCGTCGAGCTGCTCAAGCAGGGTGCAGATCTGTGCGGGTCTTCGCTGACTCAGCAGATGGCCGCACATCTGCTGACCGACACAGCCTGGCTCGAGCGGCATCTGACTTCATTGAGGACCGAATATCATTCCCGTGCAATGGAATTGGTTCGAGCGCTTCAGTTCGAGATGGGTGGCGCGCTGTCGGTGTCGCCTGCACACGGCGGTATGTTCGTCTGGGCGAATTTCCACGACGGTACCGACACGACGGCGTTGTTGGCCTCGGCCATCGACCACGGCGTCGCGTTCGTGCCAGGCAAGGCGTTCGCGGACGACGTGGCGTATCGGGGCGCTTTCCGTCTGTGTTTCACCAGCTCGCCCGCCCCGGTGCTGCACGAAGCTGTGCGAAGGCTGAAGGCGGCTCACGCGCTGTCGTGA
- the glpD gene encoding glycerol-3-phosphate dehydrogenase: MSNRSNTTFLGPKARDEAWEKLGSEQFDVVVVGGGVVGAGAALDAATRGLKVALVEARDFASGTSSRSSKMFHGGLRYLEQLEFGLVREALHERELSLSTLAPHLVKPLKFLFPLTHRVWERPYIAAGIFLYDTMGGAKSVPAQKHLTRSGALRMSPGLKRKSLIGGIRYYDTVVDDARHTMSVARTAAHYGAVVRTSTQVVGFLREADRVSGVRVRDSENGATTEVRGHVVINATGVWTDEIQALSSQRGRFRVRASKGVHIVVPRDRIVSEAAIILRTEKSVLFIIPWGAHWIIGTTDTDWKLDLAHPAATKADIDYILSEVNTVLVTPLTHEDIDGVYAGLRPLLAGESDETSKLSREHAVARVAPGLVAIAGGKYTTYRVMAEDAVDLAAEDIPARVASSITEKVPLVGADGYFALVNQAHHLAEVHGLHPYRVTHLLDRYGSLIDEVLELAKDKPELLQPITDAPSYLQVEAVYAAAAEGALHLEDILSRRTRISIEYSHRGVNCAGQVAALVAPVLGWDSAMVDREVDTYNARVEAEIKSQMQPDDESADALRVVAPEARQEILEPVSVSMPPVRD; this comes from the coding sequence TTGAGCAACCGATCGAACACCACATTCCTTGGCCCGAAGGCGCGCGACGAGGCGTGGGAGAAGCTCGGATCCGAGCAGTTCGACGTCGTCGTGGTCGGTGGCGGTGTCGTCGGTGCCGGCGCCGCACTCGACGCTGCGACTCGTGGTCTCAAGGTTGCGCTCGTCGAAGCCCGGGATTTTGCGTCCGGCACGTCGAGTCGGTCGTCGAAGATGTTTCACGGCGGCCTCAGGTATCTGGAGCAACTCGAATTCGGGTTGGTGCGCGAGGCTCTGCACGAACGTGAGCTGTCGTTGTCCACGCTCGCGCCGCACTTGGTCAAACCGCTTAAATTTCTGTTCCCGCTGACCCATCGCGTATGGGAGCGCCCGTACATAGCTGCTGGGATCTTCTTGTACGACACCATGGGCGGCGCCAAGTCGGTACCCGCGCAGAAACATCTCACCCGGTCGGGCGCGTTGCGTATGTCGCCCGGTCTCAAACGCAAGTCCCTGATCGGCGGAATTCGGTACTACGACACCGTCGTCGACGATGCCCGGCACACGATGAGTGTCGCCAGAACTGCGGCGCATTACGGTGCAGTGGTGAGAACGTCGACCCAGGTGGTCGGATTCCTACGCGAGGCGGACCGCGTGTCCGGTGTGCGCGTGCGTGATTCGGAGAACGGTGCGACGACGGAGGTGCGCGGGCATGTCGTCATCAATGCGACCGGCGTGTGGACGGACGAGATTCAGGCGTTGTCGTCCCAGCGCGGTCGTTTCCGCGTTCGGGCGTCCAAAGGCGTGCACATCGTCGTTCCACGCGACCGCATCGTCAGTGAAGCAGCGATCATTCTCCGAACCGAGAAGTCGGTGCTGTTCATCATTCCGTGGGGTGCACATTGGATCATCGGCACCACCGATACCGATTGGAAGCTCGATCTCGCACATCCGGCAGCAACCAAGGCCGATATCGACTACATCCTGAGCGAGGTCAACACCGTTCTGGTGACGCCACTGACCCATGAGGACATCGATGGTGTCTACGCGGGACTTCGTCCCCTCCTCGCGGGGGAGAGCGACGAAACCTCGAAGTTGTCCCGCGAGCATGCCGTCGCGAGGGTGGCGCCCGGTCTCGTGGCCATCGCGGGTGGGAAGTACACCACGTACCGCGTGATGGCCGAGGATGCAGTCGACCTCGCTGCGGAGGACATCCCCGCGAGGGTGGCGTCGTCGATCACCGAGAAGGTACCGCTGGTCGGCGCCGATGGCTACTTCGCGCTTGTGAACCAGGCACATCACCTCGCCGAGGTGCACGGGCTCCACCCGTATCGCGTTACGCACCTCCTCGATCGGTACGGCTCGCTGATCGACGAGGTTCTGGAGTTGGCGAAGGACAAGCCCGAGTTGTTGCAGCCGATCACGGACGCCCCGAGTTACTTGCAGGTCGAAGCCGTGTACGCGGCTGCTGCGGAGGGAGCGCTCCATCTCGAGGACATTCTGTCGCGTCGCACCCGCATTTCGATCGAGTACTCGCACCGTGGCGTCAATTGCGCAGGCCAGGTGGCCGCGCTCGTGGCCCCGGTTCTCGGTTGGGATTCCGCGATGGTCGACCGGGAGGTGGACACGTACAACGCACGTGTGGAGGCAGAGATCAAATCGCAGATGCAGCCCGACGACGAATCGGCCGATGCTTTGCGTGTCGTCGCCCCCGAAGCACGTCAGGAGATCCTCGAGCCCGTCAGCGTGTCGATGCCACCCGTTCGCGACTAG
- a CDS encoding class I SAM-dependent methyltransferase: protein MTEFASAVRIGRVLEIGSGPGWDAVYLDGLGLQVERSDATAAFVDRMRADGYAARRLNVVTDDLGGPYGGIFANAVLLHLTRDEFFDVLERARSASRVLAFTVKEGDGEEWSTAKLDLPRHFTYWREQAVREAVESAGWTVTSLERVGEPGTQQWLFVLAT, encoded by the coding sequence ATGACCGAGTTCGCGTCGGCCGTACGGATTGGCCGTGTCCTCGAGATCGGCAGTGGCCCGGGCTGGGATGCGGTGTATCTCGACGGATTGGGGTTACAGGTCGAGAGAAGCGATGCGACTGCCGCATTCGTCGACAGGATGCGTGCGGATGGTTACGCTGCGCGCCGGCTGAATGTCGTCACGGACGACCTGGGCGGGCCGTACGGTGGCATTTTCGCCAACGCAGTTCTCCTGCATCTGACGCGAGACGAGTTCTTCGACGTGCTCGAGCGCGCCAGAAGTGCATCTCGTGTACTGGCATTCACCGTCAAAGAAGGCGACGGTGAGGAATGGAGCACCGCGAAACTCGACCTGCCCAGGCATTTCACCTACTGGCGCGAGCAGGCTGTGCGCGAGGCAGTCGAGAGCGCCGGATGGACTGTGACGTCGTTGGAGCGCGTCGGTGAACCCGGAACCCAGCAGTGGCTCTTCGTGCTTGCGACGTGA
- a CDS encoding DNA-formamidopyrimidine glycosylase family protein has protein sequence MPEGDTVYRAANVLRAALEGKVLTGCDIRVPRYATVDFTGHTVEAVLSRGKHLLIRVGGYSIHSHLKMEGTWQVYPRGGKWRKPTFQARAILTTEDSQAVGFELGVLEIVADEDDAVGYLGPDLLGPDWDAAKAVENVNADLDRPIGLALLDQRNLAGLGNVYRNEICFLRGIDPRTPVKDAGNIAKVVDLSYRTIVANKDRSQRVTTGDRRAGRHFWVYGRENKPCRRCGTTVEFGLLGDNPLEERQIYYCPYCQPGPS, from the coding sequence GTGCCCGAGGGCGATACCGTGTACCGGGCGGCGAACGTACTACGCGCGGCGCTCGAAGGCAAGGTTCTGACCGGCTGCGATATACGCGTACCCCGCTATGCCACAGTAGATTTCACCGGCCACACTGTGGAGGCGGTTCTGTCCCGCGGCAAACATTTGCTGATCAGGGTAGGTGGCTACTCGATCCATTCTCATCTCAAGATGGAGGGCACCTGGCAGGTCTACCCACGCGGCGGCAAGTGGAGGAAGCCCACATTCCAGGCGCGAGCAATCCTGACTACCGAGGATTCCCAGGCCGTCGGATTCGAGCTGGGCGTCCTCGAGATCGTCGCCGATGAGGACGACGCCGTCGGCTATCTCGGACCCGACCTCCTGGGCCCGGACTGGGACGCGGCGAAGGCTGTCGAAAACGTGAACGCCGACCTTGATCGGCCCATCGGACTCGCTCTCCTGGATCAGCGCAATCTCGCGGGCCTGGGGAACGTCTACCGCAACGAAATTTGCTTTCTCCGCGGCATCGATCCGCGCACGCCGGTCAAGGATGCAGGCAACATAGCCAAGGTCGTCGACCTGTCGTACCGCACCATCGTCGCCAACAAGGACCGAAGCCAGCGGGTTACCACCGGTGACCGTCGAGCCGGTAGGCACTTCTGGGTGTACGGGCGCGAGAACAAGCCGTGCAGGCGCTGCGGCACAACTGTCGAGTTCGGTCTGCTGGGCGACAACCCGCTGGAAGAGAGACAGATTTACTACTGCCCCTATTGCCAGCCTGGTCCCAGCTGA